The DNA segment aagctgcgtttacacaaaagttatcaacaaaatgttattaacttaatccttatagattctattagattgaacataacttatcatacatatgatgaacatatgtgtttgtcaagttccgtttattaacattttgttaataactttcctgtaaacccagcttaaggatttttttctagacattttaaattgatgaattatttattaattttttagaaaacattacatcaggtcaatgtaacttactgagcgcgaggtctactgttcacaggactactagtaataattattcattaattagcattagatcaaatacaatttctaatttatttacatctgaaaaataatataggcctacttgaaaATCATGCACCAAGTGAAATGATAGAAGGTCATATGAGATATACATAACATATTATTGAGAGGTgattataatacattttattatagTTCATTGCCTTATAACTGATTGATATCATGatataattaaaattacatgattATTACATGATATGAATGAATCTTAATAATAGTTAAGAAATTCAAGAAAGTATAGTTTTGGCCTGCTTTGCGTTTCCATATTGTAATAGAAGTTGTATTGTATtagaattttcgtttaatataattttgacCTGTTTCAGTTGTTCCAGTCTTTTGGTGTGATCGATGACTGTGCTGAGGATGAGGAGCTAGTGCAGGAAGTGCTGGGGATCATTGATGTGAACAGCTTCGGGGTGCGCTGTGGCGTGGGCGGGCAGGGCAGAGCTGTATTCCTACAGGCGTCCCTCATGGCACATGACTGCACCCCCAATTGCCACTTGGCTGTCGACGACAACTTCCACATGACTGTGCGCGCGCGTCACGATATCCTCAAAGGTGATCCAATCCTCTACAATTATACCAACACTCTCCACGTAAGTACACACGtctaataatacaaataattcctcatttttaaaataacacTCAAGTGCCTTTTTTTGAGaactttttaatataaaataacaaactaaaaacaactagttttcaaaatgggtactattatgttattttacaaataataaattgagtaGCTTTGATTTCCTGAATATATTTACGTTTTCAGAAAATAATATCATGCATAAAcgatagattctacatgaaatttgcaacgaAAATGTCCAGTTgagttttctcaaattttcctccatttatttatattgaccttagttttcgaagtacctatatcgattttttgatatttttaataagctttaataaatagaaaaatatcagtaaaaattcaattataagGAAATTGTTGGAAAGTGGAAggaattttcaataagattcatatgagtttttccttttttttacgtttttgaactttttatgagcgcttaaagttgaaaaaagtacattcTTCGAGTTCCAAGCCAAATTTTAAACATATTCTCAATAAGATTCATATGAGTTTTTccttttttgaactttttatgagcgcttaaagttgaaaaaagtacattcTTCGAGTTCCAAGCCAAATTTtaaacagtttgaacgctcataaatagttgttcaaaaacttcaaacaaaggaacaaattgtATCAATCTTTTTGGAAATTTCTTAtcctttccaaccatatccttggaattttgattgataatatagttatttacgtttttcaaaaatatagaaagatctacatatatctcgaaaactaaggtcgatattaGAACATTTTAAtcgacattttttgttgcaaattttacttacaatctatagctgttacacctttcgtgggaaaCTCTGTATTATAAAAAAGTCCTTGATCCGAACTATATTGGTGATGGGTATAATGTGAATCTGAATGGTGTGTAGGTAGGCCTATACTTGACAAAACTAATTactcatattatttctaaacaagataaataacatttttgaagagATGTTATCGTTGATGTgtaaaatatatacatattcaataaatacaactttaaggtgaaatgaaagatatgttgtcagttgaaaacgtgttatttttagttcaagaatctatatgctgATTGGAATGTTATAtaattcatatattttattcattgtagtgttttcaatttgataaaattgtcagattgaaaacgttttgtcagttccacataattaacACTAAGTGTAACTCAGATAGAAAAAACAGTATATATAAGGCCTACAgtaacaaatttaaaattatgtggaactgacaactTCTCTCTCAtatcaccttaatatggagaaattccacaaaattTCTGTTCCTAGTGTAGATGTAATTTTATTCGACTCttgaaaatagcataatattggTTGGAAACTAATATAAATGTGTCTTTGAAATAACGGAAAAGGGTAAAAGGtctatttaattgaaaaactATTTAGTATAACTTTAGAAATAAGAATCAAtcgaatattcaaataaattaagaatGGGAAGTTGTTGAAGTTTGGACTTGAATTGAGGTTTGCATTCATGTATTTCTGAAGTTGAAGATATATTACTCCTTCCCTACTGGATCTTCACAGTTCACACTGACTATCGAAGAATGTTCTTATCACTTCTTACTTCTTACCTACCAGCAAGTGtacaatattcaaatgtatattataatattctattcccTCTGCTACCTACAACAATACGGTACCATAACTTATCGCTGTTTCATCACCCCTGAtttacttttaatatttttactattcTTAATTATTCACATCTACTCTTCTAGGCCTGTTATTCATCAATTAAGCCTAATCCATCTTATATTGCCAACACATTTTTCTAGGTCACTTCGAAACTCACTCTTTCAAATTCAGGTCGATTGAATTGTGATACTACATTGTATTgcattaattgaatttatatttttggaaTTACTGCAATAAAATGATAACCTtatcatttgaatattattttaaaaaattgattggattgCATTAATAATAGGAATCCCATTTTTGGAATTACTGCAATGAAATAATTACCTTATCATTtgcatattattatatcaatatccTACATTCTTTTCCAGGATATTCATCCGTCAGATGCATTTTAACACTTACTTGCTGGGATGATTTTTGATACattgatttcaatttgaaaataatttcatagtgaTATACCTGAATTCCTATATTCTTCTTTTAAAGTTTACGTTGATGATTTCGAGTCTAGAAAGAACAGATTTTACTGTAATGTGAATAGATTAATAAACAACGAATTCTAAATTGAGAATTTACcagaaaaatagaatatgaatagaaatagaatacaCTGCAGTATTTAGTATTCATATTCATGTGTTTGAATAAGGAGTACATTGGCGCATATAGGTACCTTATTGTAAACTCTGAAATCCATCTAGAAATCAATCTCAAATCttcaatcatatttattataataaattatcattgtcATGTTTATGTGAATTAAGCCTTAATGAAGCCTGTGAATTTAATTTGTATCCTGATTGGAAACTTGATGCACTGCAGGGTACTGCAGAGCGCCAAGAACACCTGTTGGAAACCAAGTACTTCTCGTGCAGCTGCAAGCGATGTGAAGATGGCAGTGAGTTGGGGTCGCACCTCAGCTCGCTCGTCTGCTGGCATTGCCGCGAAGGGCTGATGGTTGTCAACAACTCGAAGGATGCCTGGATCTGCCAGCAATGCCAACGCTCATTCAGAAAAACCGGTGTCGAAGTAATACTGAACAGTATAATTCCCGATGAACTCGACAACCTTGATGAGAAAGATCCGGTCTTTATCGAGTGTAAATTGGAGAAGTTATCAAAAGTGCTAAGCGCTAATCATAGcgttattattgatttgaaacaaCAGCTGGCCACGAAGCTGCGGGAATGTAAACAGACTGTTAAGGTTTTGCAGAGAAGAAAGGTTCTTGTACAGGAAATATTGAGTGTGTTGGAGATTATAGAACCTGGAATTTCTCGACTTCGAGGTAAGTGCATAACTGtcataattattcatccaaatCATACATTTGTGTGGATAATGATGAAGTAGATAAACTGACTTTCTTGACAAAAAAGGGTAAGTTTCAAGATCTGAATGTGATATGGTGGTGAATCTTGATTATGATACGGTCCAAGAACTGTATGTTCTATTGTGTGAGCTGTGATAATCCATCGTGTTAATTACACTTCACACTTTGGCTATGACTGGGAAAATTGAGGAAAGTCCTACAAAAATCTGCTTACCGTTCATACCTTGCCACTTAAGCTCACTTAAAGAAACGTGAAGTTATAGTAATATAAGTCAAGTGGGTGAGCAGTTTTTCCTCTTTGTGAGACTCCAAGATTTTTAAGAAACAGCAGACCCCTTTTAATAATTTATGACTAACTTATAAACTGAGTTATATTTCATGTAGAGAAATCCCATTCATTTATTATCCGGCTAGACGACTCACCAAATCTCATTCATACGTGTTTAATAATGTTTGATTTTTATATCTTTCGAGTTCAATGTACTTTGAATTTTTCCATTACAGAgtattatgaatttataaatctgTCCACCATAAGATCACTTCGCTTGTATGGtctaattgattcaaataaaaacaatataaaaacttatagtatccttttattgaaaaactttaagatattttaacaatattttatataagtcattttgttaaaatattttcaagtttttttataaaagggtactaaaagttttttatattgtttttatctgtccaccatactatACTAAAATGTCATTTCTTTCCTAGCAAGCTCAAGTATTAATTAGCCCACATAAAGTAAAGATTGAACAAGCCTGAGAGCAGCCATTCACGTTATGGTTAGCCGGAGAGGTTCACCTGCCAGGCAACCTGGCTAGGTAAACCGGAGAGTGTGGCAGCCTCTGCCGCTCTGCAGTCATGCATGTGCAGGCGAAACGTACACGTATTTTTTTGCTTTTGATATCTGAAAGAAATTCATTAAAGGTATAATTATATCTTTATCTGTAAAGGAGGtcttcatttaaataaaatatctaAAATAATTAAAGCAATCACTTCATCTTGATTGTGAAAGAGATCTTCATTCTCATCTTTACTATGAAGGTAGTGCTGGAGGGTTTGCAATTCTCTTGACGTAGAAATCCTGCTCTCATCCCTTCTACCGATGCGTGTATGAGCTTTTTCCTGTACAGGTAGGCTACACCTTCACTGGTAAATCACGCTGCTATtccttaatatcaataatataggCTTTTGCGTGATGGGAAAGTTGATGATGAGAAATGCGTGAAATCACAAATACAAGTGATTTCCAAACCAACGGTAGTGAATTGTCTTTTTTCGTtggggctacttttgaatagagataaaaataaaaatctaaaagtaccctttttaaagtTTTACATGTTTCGGCTTTGATGCCATTaaaagtaattgaaaaaatgacattaaataaatatactattGAAGCTTGAATCAAATAAGAAACTGGCAAgagtatttaataatttaatgtcattttattcatattttcatttacttgataatggcatcatagccgaaacatgtcgtaaataatagtatcttacgtcacaaggatGGGAAGGGGTCTTTTGCAGTCGAGAATGATgcttctagtcgaggcgttaaccgagactagaatttcattcaagcACTGCAAAAGCCATTCaagtccaagtaacgtacactatttttgtcataataatctaaagaagaataattgaaaaatagaaaacataacCTGCTTGAGCTGAAGTTACTACAAGCACGGAATAAGCGCATACGTAGTGTTTCTTTTCTCTGTGCTACAAGCATtctgtaaacataacctagtttacaaattccgaatcaggaatttttgattgtagttgacaaaacttccacctggagcgctaaacgGCGGGTTTTTGCTACAGTTTTGCTTTTCCTATTTctgaactaggaaacatactcgactgtaaaaaaacatatgattttattacagtatagtatgctgtagtgagaatcatatgtttatttttctacaatcagctatttaccggcttgatttcatgcatgtaaaacattgaatgactatgacaaaatagTACTTTACATAACAAGTCCGATAaagataatttaccgcataagtatgattgtttctgcccgaaacgtagttgagggaaGAATtatacaagttacgtacaatattttttgtcatacttatctgggaaagaataatattgctgagaaaaagaagccattacctgctgctgttcgagctactgcattctataaacatgacctagcccgtagcgcctacttcataacagacagacccttcgagctcaaacaaaataataaaggcctaaattataagatttcttataacttgaaaatcCTTAAAagagtt comes from the Nilaparvata lugens isolate BPH chromosome 1, ASM1435652v1, whole genome shotgun sequence genome and includes:
- the LOC111055976 gene encoding SET domain-containing protein SmydA-8 isoform X1, with the protein product MNCKPYLVSSSNKFGRYLVASRDIKKGEVIFKESPLVIGPCDDYYVSMICYSCGGEANRRCHDCSVALICAKTCPGSFHSSLECSTFKNIATKLRNCGFLSADKIVLPLRCIIHVKQKQPDGEWSKFLSLQSHKEQRRNTFVWNYNENYFVKLFQSFGVIDDCAEDEELVQEVLGIIDVNSFGVRCGVGGQGRAVFLQASLMAHDCTPNCHLAVDDNFHMTVRARHDILKGDPILYNYTNTLHGTAERQEHLLETKYFSCSCKRCEDGSELGSHLSSLVCWHCREGLMVVNNSKDAWICQQCQRSFRKTGVEVILNSIIPDELDNLDEKDPVFIECKLEKLSKVLSANHSVIIDLKQQLATKLRECKQTVKVLQRRKVLVQEILSVLEIIEPGISRLRGLTLYELHSILFDLALVDSNVVVALKECETILRQAVALLLYEPAQSPEGRCAQQAITQLKLVTQRIRQAESTNKKQSGKQSKSKAKLKQ
- the LOC111055976 gene encoding uncharacterized protein LOC111055976 isoform X2 translates to MICYSCGGEANRRCHDCSVALICAKTCPGSFHSSLECSTFKNIATKLRNCGFLSADKIVLPLRCIIHVKQKQPDGEWSKFLSLQSHKEQRRNTFVWNYNENYFVKLFQSFGVIDDCAEDEELVQEVLGIIDVNSFGVRCGVGGQGRAVFLQASLMAHDCTPNCHLAVDDNFHMTVRARHDILKGDPILYNYTNTLHGTAERQEHLLETKYFSCSCKRCEDGSELGSHLSSLVCWHCREGLMVVNNSKDAWICQQCQRSFRKTGVEVILNSIIPDELDNLDEKDPVFIECKLEKLSKVLSANHSVIIDLKQQLATKLRECKQTVKVLQRRKVLVQEILSVLEIIEPGISRLRGLTLYELHSILFDLALVDSNVVVALKECETILRQAVALLLYEPAQSPEGRCAQQAITQLKLVTQRIRQAESTNKKQSGKQSKSKAKLKQ